A segment of the Devriesea agamarum genome:
GTGACCGTGCAGTCGAAACGTTCGGCTCGCTCGGTGAGTTCACGAAAATCGACATCCTTGTTCGCGGCGTTGGCGACCACCAGGTAGTCAGTTTCATCCACGCGATAGACGATGAGGTCGTCGATGACCCCGCCCTCAGGTGCCAGCAGGAGCGAATATTTGGCGCGTCCGATACTGATCGCTGAGATCCGTGACGCCAGGGCATAGTCCAACGCCTCTGCCGCGTCCGGACCGCTGATGCGGATCTCTCCCATATGGCTGAGGTCGAACAATCCGCTGCGCGTGCGCACCGCAGCGTGTTCTTCGAGATCGGAGGTGTACCTCACCGGCATTTGCCAACCGGCAAAGTCCGTAAACACCGCTCCGAGCCGTTCGTGGGTTGACACGAGCGGACTGCGTCGATTGTCGTGCATCGTCGTCGATTCTCCTCGCTGCCGGATCGCGGCGGTCGGGGTGAGCGTAGCCAAGGCCACTCTACCGCCGTCGAGGACCCATCGCGGCTGGTTCGTATTTCGGATCGGCGCCCGTCGTTTAAGGGCACTGCACGCAAGCCTGTCATCTCAGCTGAGGTCCGGGGAGTACCCAAAATCCGCCCTGCAACATTCCAGTTATCCCGATTCGGGCAACATCCCGATGACCTCGGGACCGAAAGCGCTAAGCTACCGACCGTGACACGAGAGGGAACGACGACGTGGCCCGTAGAGATCAGAACGGAGCGCCTGCTCGTCAGAGCTCCTGACGATCGCGACCGCCACGATGTCATCCGGCTATTGACCGACCCACAGACCCGCACCTACCTGGGCGGCTCCATCGACTACGCCTCCCGGCAAGCGCTTGAACTCTCACCTTTGGGGCTGACGTGGGGAAACTGGGTGATCTGCTCGGGCGAGGACGACACCATGATTGGCTCGATCATCTTAGGGTACGACCGTGGCGAGCTGGAATTGTCCTATGCTCTGCTACCCGAATACGTTGGCCTCGGCTATGCGGCAGAGGCGTGCCAGGCAGTTTTGCGTTGGGCGCGAGACAACCTCGAAGACGATCAGGTCATCGCCGTGACGCAGTCTCGTAACAAGCGCAGTATTCAGCTGCTGAAGCGACTCGGTTTCACCGTGCGCAAGGGCTTAGAAGAGTTTGGGGAGCAGCAACTGTTAATGGAACTGCCGTTCACCGCGTTGGTGACAGATCCCGAGGCCGCGTAGCGCCGCCAGCGACGTACACCACCGCTGGCGGGCTGAGCACGTCCTGACCCACGATGCTTGCGCTCATGAGGCCTCGGGCTTCTAGCTCTCGAGCTCCTGGCGGGAGACCCGCGAGCCCTGCCGTCCACCGGACATGCCTGTTTTATCGCGCTCCCCTGTTTCCCCTGCTGCGCTGAGTGCGAGAACGCTGTCGTGCAGGGCCGCAATCTGCTGACGCAACTGGGCAGTGGCACGATCGAGGTCCGCGCGCGAGACACTTTGTTCTTCCGGACGCAGATCCACCGTGAT
Coding sequences within it:
- a CDS encoding GNAT family N-acetyltransferase — its product is MHRRRFSSLPDRGGRGERSQGHSTAVEDPSRLVRISDRRPSFKGTARKPVISAEVRGVPKIRPATFQLSRFGQHPDDLGTESAKLPTVTREGTTTWPVEIRTERLLVRAPDDRDRHDVIRLLTDPQTRTYLGGSIDYASRQALELSPLGLTWGNWVICSGEDDTMIGSIILGYDRGELELSYALLPEYVGLGYAAEACQAVLRWARDNLEDDQVIAVTQSRNKRSIQLLKRLGFTVRKGLEEFGEQQLLMELPFTALVTDPEAA